One Lepus europaeus isolate LE1 chromosome X, mLepTim1.pri, whole genome shotgun sequence genomic window carries:
- the TASL gene encoding TLR adapter interacting with SLC15A4 on the lysosome — protein sequence MLSEGYLSGLAYWNDIHWSCASCNEQVAEEKEEETNSIAALSYSSMDETQVRSLYVSCKSSGKFISSVNSRDSQQSRSQRVTVLQTNPNPVFESPNMPAVEICRESSRETYLVPPSCKSICKNYNDLHIAGGQVMAINSVSTDFPSESSFEYGPLLKSSEIPLPMEDSISTHPSDFPPKPVQRYSSYWRITSIKEKSSLQMQKPISNAVLNEYLEQKVVELYKQYIMDTMFHDSSPTQILASELIMTSVDQISLQVSRDNNLEASKAKDIVISRLLQLVSTEISTPSLHISQYSNVNP from the coding sequence ATGCTGTCAGAAGGATATCTCAGTGGACTTGCCTACTGGAATGACATCCACTGGAGCTGCGCATCTTGTAATGAGCAGGTGgctgaggaaaaggaagaagagacgAATTCCATTGCTGCTCTTTCCTATTCCTCCATGGATGAAACACAAGTCAGAAGTCTCTATGTGAGCTGCAAATCCTCTGGCAAGTTCATTTCTTCAGTGAATTCAAGAGACAGCCAACAAAGTAGAAGTCAGAGAGTCACTGTGCTGCAGACAAACCCCAATCCTGTGTTTGAAAGTCCAAACATGCCTGCAGTTGAAATATGTAGAGAGTCCAGCAGAGAGACCTACTTGGTTCCACCTTCCTGCAAGAGTATCTGCAAGAATTACAATGACTTACATATTGCAGGGGGACAGGTGATGGCCATTAACTCAGTGTCAACAGACTTCCCTTCTGAGAGCAGTTTTGAATATGGTCCTTTGCTGAAGTCGTCTGAGATTCCTTTGCCCATGGAAGATTCCATTTCCACTCACCCCAGTGACTTTCCCCCAAAACCTGTTCAGCGGTACTCATCCTACTGGAGAATAACGAGCATCAAAGAGAAAAGCAGCCTACAAATGCAGAAGCCTATTTCTAATGCAGTGCTTAATGAGTACCTGGAGCAGAAGGTGGTGGAGTTATACAAACAGTACATTATGGACACCATGTTTCATGACAGTTCTCCTACCCAGATTCTGGCATCTGAACTTATCATGACAAGTGTGGACCAAATTAGTCTTCAAGTATCTAGAGACAACAATCTGGAGGCCTCAAAAGCTAAGGATATAGTCATTAGCCGCCTATTACAGTTGGTGTCAACTGAGATCAGCACTCCTAGTCTTCATATTTCTCAGTATAGCAATGTGAATCCATAG